The proteins below come from a single Chiloscyllium punctatum isolate Juve2018m chromosome 22, sChiPun1.3, whole genome shotgun sequence genomic window:
- the LOC140493360 gene encoding fascin-like, which translates to MVYRVLPVGLINSAQKYLTAENFNFRVNATSTILKIKQIWTIEVLKENSPMVHIRSSLRRYLAGDNNGKITCDREIPNPYNKFVMIMHPDGKVSFQSEETKRYLGGAEDNITCFAQAISESEKWVLHLAIHPNISMFNQGKKKYLRYDANENAVQCDSELPWGRNCVVTLMFNFKEKKYSIRTSSGDLIAWNGKLEPCQSSKTLYTPEIRCGMICLKDSEGRFLSGRDNYIRTIKTDSPSLDELFSPEPSPGQVTIRSTLNGKYVSLKSGADVSVHQSQVTDSEIFQIIINNTTRKACFRAISKDYLAVGPQNIIVASPILTDDCWFNIVYNGPKVVIKTGDGKLLTTKSNGQLVVGYYTADTSQEFILKLINRPLLILQSDYGFVAFGSGTQRLDGNRPMYEVSRMTSDEEGYYQFKLGKTKKYWEMDKDGFISGTGEQPINFIIQLVGSNVLILKAPNGKYMITQQSGDFKATGEDVKTATMFLY; encoded by the exons ATGGTTTACAGGGTGCTTCCAGTTGGTTTGATTAACTCAGCCCAGAAATACTTGACAGCAGAGAATTTCAATTTCAGGGTGAATGCTACCAGTACCATCTTGAAGATAAAACAGATTTGGACTATAGAGGTTTTGAAGGAAAATTCCCCTATGGTCCACATCAGGAGCTCTCTGAGGAGGTACTTAGCTGGAGATAATAATGGGAAAATCACTTGTGATCGGGAGATTCCCAATCCTTACAATAAGTTTGTAATGATTATGCATCCAGATGGCAAGGTGTCCTTCCAGTCTGAGGAAACAAAACGATACTTAGGAGGAGCAGAAGACAATATCACTTGCTTTGCTCAGGCAATCTCAGAAAGTGAAAAGTGGGTACTGCATCTAGCCATCCATCCCAACATCAGCATGTTCAACCAAGGCAAGAAGAAATATCTGCGCTATGATGCTAATGAAAATGCAGTACAATGTGACAGTGAGTTGCCTTGGGGCCGAAATTGTGTTGTGACACTCATGTTTAACTTCAAAG AGAAGAAATACAGCATAAGGACAAGTAGTGGAGATCTTATTGCCTGGAATGGGAAACTTGAGCCCTGTCAGTCATCAAAAACTCTGTACACTCCGGAGATAAGGTGTGGAATGATTTGCTTAAAAGACAGTGAAGGAAGGTTCCTGAGTGGAAGGGACAACTATATTAGAACCATCAAAACTGACAGTCCCAGCCTGGATGAACTTTTCTCTCCTGAACCCAGCCCTGGACAGGTCACCATCCGATCAACACTAAATGGCAAATATGTTAGTCTTAAATCAG GTGCAGATGTCTCTGTACATCAGTCACAAGTAACAGACTCTGAGATCTTTCAGATTATCATCAATAACACAACTAGGAAAGCTTGCTTCCGTGCTATTTCAAAGGACTACCTTGCAGTG GGCCCTCAAAATATAATTGTGGCGAGTCCAATCTTGACTGATGATTGTTGGTTTAATATTGTGTACAATGGGCCTAAGGTGGTTATTAAGACAGGAGATGGAAAACTCCTCACCACAAAGTCCAATGGTCAGCTTGTGGTAGGATACTATACAGCTG ATACTTCCCAAGAATTCATTCTAAAACTCATCAACCGACCTCTCCTAATATTGCAAAGTGATTATGGCTTTGTTGCATTTGGTTCTGGAACACAAAGACTAGATGGCAATAGACCCATGTACGAAGTAAGTAGGATGACTTCGGATGAAGAGGGCTACTACCAATTCAAACTCGGTAAGACTAAA AAGTATTGGGAAATGGACAAAGATGGCTTCATCAGTGGTACTGGAGAGCAACCAATAAACTTCATTATCCAGCTGGTTGGTTCCAATGTTCTGATCCTCAAAGCACCAAATGGCAAATATATGATAACACAGCAGAGCGGAGACTTCAAAGCAACAGGGGAAGATGTGAAGACTGCCACAATGTTCCTTTATTGA